The sequence ACTCGTCTCCGGCGGCGGTGGCGCAGTTCTTCAAGGACACGCTGGGCGACAGGCTGACGGAGTTCGCGCCGTCGGCCACCTCCGGCACCGGCAGCCACCCGAGGCCCATGCCCTCCGGCACGGGCAGCGGCAGCGTCGTCAACACCGGGGACATGAGCGCCCCGCAGGACGGGCGCACGCCGAGCCGGGGCAGCGGCTCGCATCCGGCGGGCACCGGCAGCGGCAGTGCGCCAAGGCCCTCGGGCAGCACGCCGAGGCCCACGACGCCGCCTCCCGTCGCCGCGCCTCCGCCCGCGCGTCCCACCGGGAGCGCGCCGCGTGTGGTCGCCGCGCCCGTGACGCCTCCGCAGCCTCCGCTGCCCGAGTTGCCCGAGCTGGAGGTGGAGGAGCGCACCGAGGTCGTCCCGCTCGCGAAGGGGCAGCCTCCGCCGGGCATGGAGGCGCTGCCTCCGCGTCCTCCGTCGGCGGTGCGGCCGTCGCAGCCGCAGCCGGCCATGCCGCAGCCGCCGCGCTCCGCTCCGTCGGGGCAGACCCAGGCCTACGGGGCGCACGCGAATGCCGCGCCGCCGGCCCGGCCGTCCACGCAGACGGCCGCGCACGCGAGGCCTCCCGCGGCTCCGCAGGCTCCGGCCCGTCCGGCGCCGCAGGCCGCACCCATGGCCCCGCGTGCTCCCGAGCCCGAGGTGACCGAGCCCGCGAAGGGAGGGTCCTGGAAATGGGCCGCGCTGGGCGTGGGCGGAGTGCTGGTGGTGGCCGCGGTGGCGGTGGTGATGATGCGGGGCTCCGGCTCCGGCTTCGTCAACGTGGAGGAGGGTGAGCACGTCTACGTGGGCGGCCTGCGCCTGGAGCAGGGCACGGCGCCGCCGCAGACGCCGGGGCCGTTGCTCGTATCCACGGCGGTGGGCGGGAAGCTGCGCCGCTTCGGGACGACGCAGCAGCGCGAGGGCATCGACGTGCGCACGCTGGCGGATGCCGCGCAGCAGCCGGGCACGAAGGGCCTGCTGAGCGTGACGGGGACGGCCCAGGGCTGCCAGGTGCAGGTGGGCGGCTCCATGCTTCCGGGCGTGACGCCGGTGACGAAGGCGCCCATCGAGGCGGGCCGCGAGTTGGAGGTGCTGGTGAGCTGCCCGGGCGGCGTGAGCAAGCAGTGGGTGCTGGCCGTGCCGGGACAGGAAATCGAGGTGACGGCGCGGTAGCGGAAGCAGCCAGCGGCGCGTCTCACCTGCGGGCGCCACACGCGCCCCATGTCGCACGATGAAGGGTGCGTAACGCATGAAGGGTTGGAGCCTGTTCCCCCACCTCGTGGTGCGCACCACGGGCTTCCCCTTCGACTGGCTGGAGCGCCTGGGCTGTCCGGAGACCGCGCGGAGTGCGCGCCGTCTCGCGGATGCACAGCGGGCGCTGGAGGCCCTGCGCGCCGAGGGCCCTCGGGTGAAGCGTCCCCCGCGCGCGGTGCTCGCCGCGCTGAAGGCCGGGCGGCCCGTGGACACCGAAGGGCTGGAGTCGCCGGAGGTCTTCGCCGAGTGGAACACGCGAGCCCGCGCGGCGCAGGAGGCCGAGGCCTCCTTCACCGAGGCGATGGAGCGCGAGAGCGCGAAGGTGGAGACGGCGCTCATGGCCCTGCGCCGCGAGCCGCGCTTCCTGGAGGCGGTGGCCAGCTCCAGCCCGCCCGTCGCGAGGGACTTGCTGGAAGGCCGTGAAGGGGCCCGGCTGCGGAGACAGGTGGCCAGCTACCTGCAGCGGCTGTGCGCGAAGAACGAGACGATGGGCTTCTTCGGCCCCATCAACTACGGCCGGGCGGACGCGGAGGCGCCCACGGGCGTGACGCTGCGCTGGTCCGGGCCGGAGGTGCTGGTGGGCCGCAACACCTTTGCGGCCTCGTGGCTGGTGCAGGGCCTGGTGCGCGCGATTGCGTTCGACCCGGAGGTGGCCGCGTGGCTGGTGCTGCGCCGCAAGGCCTTCGCGGAGGTGCCCGCGCGCAAGTCGGCGCCCACGCCGGAGAGCGCGGAGGAGTTGCTGCCCAAGCTGGTGGAGGTGGCGGACGGGACGCGCACGCTGGCGGGACTGGCCTCGTCGCTGGGCGTGGCGCCGGGGCTGGCGCGCGAGGCGGCGCGGCTCGCGTGTGACAAGGGACTGCTCACGCACCAGCTCGAGGTACCGGCCGCCGTGCACCACCCGGTGGATGACCTGGCCGAGCGCGTGGCGGGCCTGCCGTGTCCCGCGGCCCGTCGTCACGTGGAGGGGTTGAGCGCGCTGCTGGAGTTGATGGGCCGGTACGGCGCGGCGGATGCGGCGGCGAAGATGGCCCTGCAGGAGTCCTTCGCGGCGCTGGCTCGGACGCGCTGGAGCGTGGTGCCGCCGTCGGAGCGGGGCCCCGCGTCCGAGTCGCACAACTTCTACCAGGACCGGCTTCCGCTCCGCGAAGAGTGCGGCGGAGACCTGCGCGTGGACGTCGGTGGCGAGCGCGCGCGCGAATTGGTGACGCGGCTGGAGCCCGCGCTGGCCTGGATGGGCGAGGCGGCGCGTCGCACGCGTGAGGCCGCGCGCGCGGCGGTGGCGGGGTTGGTGGGCGCGCGCACGGTGCCCTTCTGGAAGGTCGTGGCGGCGTACGCGGACCGGCCCGTGCCGTCGGACACGTCGGTGGCGGAAGTCTTCGCGGGGGCCATCTCCGATGCGTCCGCGCGCCACGTGGAGCTGGGAGGCGTGGTGCCGCCTCGGACGCCGGAGGATGCGCGGGCGCTGCCGCTCGTCACCTCGGTGGACCTGCTGGTCGGTGCTCGGGACGTGGAGGCGTGGGGGCGGGGTGAGTACGAGCTGGTGATGGGCGACGTCCACGACACCGCGCTGGTGTGGGGCTGGGCGCTCCAGTTCCACGAGGCCCGGAGCCGCGTGGAGAGCGGCATGGTGCGCGCGCTGGGAGCACTGCGCCGGCCGGTGCCGCTGTTGACGGTGCTGGCCTCGCGCCGCACGGGGCTGCTGCCGTCGGAGTTCCCAGGCCCGGTGGTGGAGCTGGGCGGGGTGAGTGCTCGCGCATCCGCGTGGCGAATGCCATTGGATGACCTGTTCGTGGAGAGCGACGGAAAGAGCGCGCGGCTGGTGTCGAAGCGGCTGGGCTCCGAGGTGTGCCTCTACAACGGCGAGCTGGAGAGCCTGGTGCATACCGCCTTCGCACTGCCGCGCATCCGTCCGCTGCGCGTGTCGATGGGGGCTCATACCCCGCGCCTGACGCTCGGCGGAGTGGTGGTGCAGCGCGAACAGTGGAGGCTGGGCGCGGAGGAGCGGGAGGCGCTGCTCGCATGCCGGGATGACCGGGCGCGGCTGCGCGCGGCGGTGGGCATCTGGGGCGCGCGAGGAATGCCCGACTGCGTCTTCGCGAAGTTCAAGGACGAGCGGAAGCCCGTGCTGGTGGACGTGCGCAGCCCGCCGCTGCTGCGCGTGTTCCTCAACCTGCTGGAGCAGAAGGAAGAGGTCATCCTCTCGGAGATGCGGCCCGCGCCGGACCAGCTCTGGCTGAAGGGGCCGGGCGGCCGGCACACCGTGGAGCTGCGCTGCACGTTGCTGTGGGGCGCGCCGCCTCCGCCCGACGAGGAGGGCAGGGCGTGAAGCTGCTGGTCCTGCCGCCGCATCGTGACGTGACGCTCGTGCCGGATGCGCCCCAAGGGTGGCACGTCGTGGACGTGGCCCGGGACTTCTGCCGGCGAGTCCTCTCCGATGCCGCGCTGACGGAGTCCATCGACGACCGAGTGACGGGAACCGCGACACCGCAATCCATGCGCGAGCTGCTCCTGCTGCGCTCGGCCCGGACGCTGTTGGGTCGAGAGTCGCGCCGGGGCCATGCCTTCGACGTTGGCGGGACAGCGACATCACTGCTTACAGCGAACCCATCCCAGTCACTCGCGGGCCAGCCACCATCGGGGCGTGATGGGGTCGACGACCACACGCGACTCCGCGCAATCGGCGCGGTGCTCACCGCCATCTCCGGGCCTCCGAATGGCATCCGCCTGCGGCTCGATGACCTGGAGCTGGAGGACGGCACCACCGAGCGAAGTGCCGACGTTCTGCGCGCCTTGGGCCAGCCCGCGCCCTTCACGGAGGACCTGGCCCGGGCCGCCGAACGCTTCACCCAGGCGGAGCGAGTGCGTCTCTGGTTGGAGCGGGACCAGCAGCTCCCCGCTGCGGCATGGCTCGCTCGAGCGTGTCCGCAAGACGTACCGCTCGAAGTAGCAGGTCCCTTCGCGGCGGCGCATCGCAAGGTGCTCGCACGCATGCCCATGTTCCAGCGAGCGGAGTTCATCGATGACGCCGCGCCCCTGCACTGGCGCGTCGCGCCGCTGCTCGGTGAACCGCGAGCGGACTCCCTCCTCTGGATTCCCGAGTCGCTCGACCTGTTGGTCTACGCACCTCCACTTCCGCTCGATGAGCACGACGCGCTGCTCTTCGAAGAAACCGAGCCGAGAGACCTGCGGACACTGACCACGAAGCAGGTGCTCGGGGCGTGTACGCCGGACGAGCTGAAGGTCTTCACCAGAGGCGGCCCCTGGGGCGGTCATGTGATGCTGGGCTCGCTCGGTCATGCAGAGGCTCTCATCGAGGGCGGTTGCCGCGTAGCGGTCGTGGGGTTCTGCGCCGTGAGCGGCGGCCGTGTGATGGACCCGTATGGCTACTGGCACAACACTCACGTCTTGGTGCAGGGGGCACAGCGCCTGAGAGCCGCGGGCGTGCGGCTCGTCGCGGAGTGGTGGGTCGGTGCACCCGGAGTCGATGAGGCCGTGCTGGAAGAGACGCTGAGCGCACTCGCATCGGAGCCACTGTTCGACCACGTCGCTGGAGTGCGCCCCTTCCATTGGTCCCTGGAGCACCGGGGCATCGAGCGTGCGTCCATGGAGCCGCTGCCTTCTCCGCCGGACCGCGACCTCGCGCGGAGCCAGCCGTTCGAAGCGCCGAACACGATTCCGACCTCGCGGTTGCCGGAGGTGCTCGCGAACCTGAGCACCCGTCTGATGCAGCGAGCCCCCCTGAATCCAGGCCGCGTCGCTGGAGCGAATCTCCGGGGGCCGACGGCATTCCCTCACATGATGATCCTCACCGTGGATTACTCCGAGCACTCGCCCATCCGCCTCGACGACGACTGCGCGCTGGTCCAACTGCCCGCGTCCCTCGACGGTGCACCGAAGCCCACGTGGTACGCGGCGAACCTGCGCACGGGCACGGTGCTCGCGATGGACGCACGGCTCGCGCCGAAGCTGTCCACCCTGGACCGTCCCACACAGGTGTCCGAGGTGCTGGGCGCCGTCCCCGAGGCACAGCGGCAAAAGCTGGTGAACACGCTGGTGGCCAAGACCGTCCTGACGAGAGTGCACGAATGAGTGAGACCTGGACGCTGGGCGAGCTGTTCGTGCTCCGGCACGCTGGCTTCCCGTTCGACTGGCTGGAGTCCCTCGGCCTGTCCTCGGACTTGCTGGCGCAGACCTCGCAGCTCCTCGCGGACGAGGACGCGCTGCTCGCGGCGGCACGGGCCGACGGTGGTGACGCCGAAGCCCAGGCCGTGCAGGACGCCCTCGCCCTGGGCCGTGAGCCCGCGCTCAAGGCCCGTAACAGTCCTGCATTCCGCGAAGCACGGACCCGCTACCTCGCGAGCCGCCAGTCCCTCCAGTCCCGCTACGCCGAGGAGCGAGCGGTCCTGCGCCGCAACCTGCGAGCGCGCGCCGCCGACCCGTCCATCCAGGAGGCGGTGTTCCTCTCCAGCCCGGCCATGTTCGACAACGTCTGGTCGCGCTACCTGAATGGCGGCGAAAGGCCGGACACCTCCGACGCGCGCCGGGTGGAGCGACAGGTCTACACGTACCTCCAGCGCTTCTGCGCGAAGAACGAGACGACGAGCTTCTTCGGCCCCATCTCCTACGGCGAGCGGACCTCGGACGACGGCTACGACGTGCGCACGGTGCCCAGCGGCAACACGCGCCGCCGCACCTTCTTCTCCTTCTGGGCAGTGACGGAACTGGCGCGAGCCGTGATGCGCGAGCGCACGCTGCGCCCGCACCTGCCGCTGCGCCTCAACCCGCTCTTCACCGTGACGCCCGGCCGTGCCACGTGCGCACCGCTGAAGCTGGACGTGCCCCTCTCCGCGCAGGCGGAGCAGCTCCTCTCCGTGCTGAAAGAGCACCCCACGCCAGCGGCCGCGGCCCGAGCTCTCGGCCTCGCGACGGAGGACGTGGAGCGACAAGCCCTCCCGCTGGTGAAGACCGCGCTGCTCCTCTGGGGCCTCCCGTTCCGTCCGAACGACTTCGGCACCTTCGAGAGCGTGCGCGAAGCAGTGGCCGCGCTCCCCGAGTCCGACGCAAGGGCCCGCTGGCTGGAGCGTCTGGACATGCTCGCGCGCATGCGGGCCGACTTCGAGACCGTGGACCTCGTTCGCCGCCGCGAGCTGCTCCCGCGCCTCGAAGCCACCTTCACCGAGGCCACCGGCAAGCCCGCGAGGCGAGGCGAGGGCCAAGTGTACGCGGACCGGCTCATCCTCTACGAAGAGGCCAGCTCCCCGTTCCGCCTCCGTTTCGGAGCACGCTTCACCGAAGAGCTCGAGGCCGCGCTCACGGGCGCATTGGAGCTCTCCGCCGCCTACGGCGAGAAGGTGCAGCGAGGCTTCAAGGAGCAGGTGCGCGACGCGCTCGGCCCGGACGAAGCCCCGCTGGACCTCCTCGACTATGCGGTGCGCCTGCGCCCGGACAACGTGTCGGGAAGCCGCTTCTCACCCGTGCCGCCGGTGTTCCTCGACGACGACGGCACCCGCGCGCGCACGCTGCCCGTGGACTTCCTCGGCACGTCCACGCCCGGAGGCCGCTACGCCCTGCCGGACGTGTGTCTCGCGGCGAAGCAGGACGGCAGCGGCTTCGAGGTCATGCTCGCGCGCGTCCACCACCATCTCCTGCTGTGGAGCTGGCTCAGCGCCTTCCAACCCGAGCGCGAGCGGTACGCCTCGGTGGCCTCGCGCTGGCTGGACGCGGACCCGGCCGCGCGCGGGCTCGTGGGCCTCTCCATCCGCCGCCGCAACAAGGGCTTCTACGTCTACCCGGGGCGGCGGCTCGTGTACTCGGTCTCCGACGTGCTGGACGTGGAAGAAGGCGCGCTCACGCCGGCTGACGTGAAGGTGCGGCCCACGCCCCAGGGCCCGGTGCTGGTGGACGGGAAGGGCGAGCCCCTGCACCTCTACCTCCCGCTCGACGACTTCTCCTCGTACCCGCCCTTCGCCGCGCTCTCGCATCCCCAGGTGCTGCACGCGCCGCTGCGCACGAAGGGCAACCACCTGCCTCGCCTCCACATCGGCGGCGCGCTGTACCAGCGCGAGCGCTGGGAGTTGGCCGCGGAGCGCTTCTCGAAGCCCACCGGCTTCGACCTCTTCCTCGCCGTGCAGCGCGAGCGCCGGGCCGGTGGCTGGCCCCGCTTCGTCTTCATGCGCAGCTCGAAGGAGCGCAAGCCGTACCTCATCGACACCTCGAGCCCCTTCGCGTTGGACCTGCTCTCGCACCTCGCCCGCGAGGCGGAGCGCCTGTCCGTGGAGGAGATGTACCCCGCTCCCGAGCAGCTCTGGCTCAAGGACTCGCGCGGCCGCTACACCTGTGAATTGCGCATGCAGTTCACCCGGTGGACCGGTCCCCGGACGTGACGAAGCGGCGAACCCGCCCCCCGGACCTTTGACATCCGGGGTGTACCAGCGGCCAGAATGGCCCAATGCCCGAGCCTGGCGGGGCTTTCCGCCCCTGCTGGGATGACGGGCCCTTTT comes from Pyxidicoccus parkwaysis and encodes:
- a CDS encoding lantibiotic dehydratase; translated protein: MKGWSLFPHLVVRTTGFPFDWLERLGCPETARSARRLADAQRALEALRAEGPRVKRPPRAVLAALKAGRPVDTEGLESPEVFAEWNTRARAAQEAEASFTEAMERESAKVETALMALRREPRFLEAVASSSPPVARDLLEGREGARLRRQVASYLQRLCAKNETMGFFGPINYGRADAEAPTGVTLRWSGPEVLVGRNTFAASWLVQGLVRAIAFDPEVAAWLVLRRKAFAEVPARKSAPTPESAEELLPKLVEVADGTRTLAGLASSLGVAPGLAREAARLACDKGLLTHQLEVPAAVHHPVDDLAERVAGLPCPAARRHVEGLSALLELMGRYGAADAAAKMALQESFAALARTRWSVVPPSERGPASESHNFYQDRLPLREECGGDLRVDVGGERARELVTRLEPALAWMGEAARRTREAARAAVAGLVGARTVPFWKVVAAYADRPVPSDTSVAEVFAGAISDASARHVELGGVVPPRTPEDARALPLVTSVDLLVGARDVEAWGRGEYELVMGDVHDTALVWGWALQFHEARSRVESGMVRALGALRRPVPLLTVLASRRTGLLPSEFPGPVVELGGVSARASAWRMPLDDLFVESDGKSARLVSKRLGSEVCLYNGELESLVHTAFALPRIRPLRVSMGAHTPRLTLGGVVVQREQWRLGAEEREALLACRDDRARLRAAVGIWGARGMPDCVFAKFKDERKPVLVDVRSPPLLRVFLNLLEQKEEVILSEMRPAPDQLWLKGPGGRHTVELRCTLLWGAPPPPDEEGRA
- a CDS encoding lantibiotic dehydratase, translated to MSETWTLGELFVLRHAGFPFDWLESLGLSSDLLAQTSQLLADEDALLAAARADGGDAEAQAVQDALALGREPALKARNSPAFREARTRYLASRQSLQSRYAEERAVLRRNLRARAADPSIQEAVFLSSPAMFDNVWSRYLNGGERPDTSDARRVERQVYTYLQRFCAKNETTSFFGPISYGERTSDDGYDVRTVPSGNTRRRTFFSFWAVTELARAVMRERTLRPHLPLRLNPLFTVTPGRATCAPLKLDVPLSAQAEQLLSVLKEHPTPAAAARALGLATEDVERQALPLVKTALLLWGLPFRPNDFGTFESVREAVAALPESDARARWLERLDMLARMRADFETVDLVRRRELLPRLEATFTEATGKPARRGEGQVYADRLILYEEASSPFRLRFGARFTEELEAALTGALELSAAYGEKVQRGFKEQVRDALGPDEAPLDLLDYAVRLRPDNVSGSRFSPVPPVFLDDDGTRARTLPVDFLGTSTPGGRYALPDVCLAAKQDGSGFEVMLARVHHHLLLWSWLSAFQPERERYASVASRWLDADPAARGLVGLSIRRRNKGFYVYPGRRLVYSVSDVLDVEEGALTPADVKVRPTPQGPVLVDGKGEPLHLYLPLDDFSSYPPFAALSHPQVLHAPLRTKGNHLPRLHIGGALYQRERWELAAERFSKPTGFDLFLAVQRERRAGGWPRFVFMRSSKERKPYLIDTSSPFALDLLSHLAREAERLSVEEMYPAPEQLWLKDSRGRYTCELRMQFTRWTGPRT